A single region of the Maylandia zebra isolate NMK-2024a linkage group LG17, Mzebra_GT3a, whole genome shotgun sequence genome encodes:
- the LOC106674896 gene encoding uncharacterized protein LOC106674896, with the protein MSELSSSKVDSFGDYSLSGRAVRLISSADTSLDEEQLMLASVAVRMAASSRGKVRSLVSLSRTLSTNKPGSTAGDYPSPAEVPASPPNSEPAAAPQRRPKKDPSGCSVLLFPGQGSQFVGMGRGLLKYPNVKEMFTVAQKILGYDLLSLCLEGPEDELQKTVHCQPAVFVTSLAAVERLNQENPKAIEMCVAAAGFSVGEFAALVFSGAMNFAEALYAVKVRAETMQKASELVPSGMLSVTGRPQAQYNYACLHLTRKVKWKVYPRFYIWYSAIQTALRLQSEGKSSLHHELKLKRRIQRENSQRERSRSARSSCSSRGSQSDDSTIHETEKTEKEKDKQDLEIENIIKHARELETRRREAEERERRKQREVQMELERQLKEAEMIKDSMQAEMQVKEKEAEQQKKRIRELELTQQQLEVALNMEIQARLEEERARLELER; encoded by the exons ATGTCAGAGTTGAGTTCAAGCAAAGTTGACTCTTTCGGTGATTACAGTTTGTCCGGGCGGGCTGTGCGTCTTATTTCATCCGCAGACACGTCGTTGGATGAGGAACAGCTCATGTTGGCATCAGTGGCAGTCAGGATGGCAGCATCTTCCAGAGGGAAGGTCAGGTCGCTGGTCTCTCTGAGCAGGACGCTGTCCACCAACAAGCCCGGTTCCACGGCTGGAGATTACCCTTCTCCGGCTGAAGTTCCCGCTTCTCCCCCGAACAGCGAGCCAGCCGCGGCGCCTCAGCGGAGACCCAAAAAAGACCCCAGCGGCTGCTCCGTGCTCCTCTTCCCCGGTCAGGGCAGCCAGTTTGTGGGCATGGGCAGAGGACTTTTAAAATACCCCAACGTTAAAGAAATGTTCACCGTAGCCCAGAAGATCCTGGGTTACGAcctgctgtctctgtgtctggAGGGCCCCGAGGACGAGCTGCAGAAAACGGTTCACTGTCAGCCGGCGGTGTTTGTCACCTCCctggctgctgtggagagacTCAACCAAGAAAACCCCAAA GCCATTGAGATGTGTGTCgctgctgcaggtttcagtGTCGGAGAATTTGCTGCTCTTGTCTTTTCTGGGGCGATGAACTTTGCAGAAG CTTTGTATGCAGTGAAGGTGCGAGCGGAGACTATGCAGAAGGCCTCAGAACTGGTTCCCAGTGGGATGCTGTCAGTCACTGGTAGACCTCAGGCTCAGTATAATTATGCCTGTCtgca TCTGACTCGGAAAGTTAAATGGAAAGTATACCCAAGATTTTACATCTGGTATTCAGCCATTCAAACTGCCCTCCGTCTTCAGAGTGAGGGAAAGTCTTCCCTTCACCATGAACTCAAACTGAAGAGACGGATCCAGCGGGAAAACAGTCAGCGGGAACGCAGCCGGAGCGCccgcagcagctgcagcagcaggggcAGCCAATCTGATGACTCGACTATCCAtgagacagagaagacagaaaaagagaaagacaaacagGACTTAGAGATTGAAAACATTATCAAG CATGCTCGGGAACTGGAAACTCGCCGAAGGgaggcagaggagagagagcGGAGGAAGCAGAGGGAGGTGCAGATGGAACTGGAAAGACAGCTGAAAGAGGCtgagatg atAAAAGACAGCATGCAGGCTGAGATGCAGGTGAAGGAAAAGGAGGCTGAACAACAGAAGAAGAGGATCAGGGAGCTGGAgctgacacagcagcagctggaagttGCCCTTAATATGGAGATCCAGGCTCggctggaggaggagagggcCAGACTGGAGCTTGAGCGGTAA
- the LOC112436254 gene encoding serine/threonine-protein kinase pim-1-like — translation MKKETRKITTPADKKDSGDQDCKSRTAKRKASPEKKTPIKRRRVAEQAGPSTSSDVVKGVKRKVVQDEEGTTKKAKKAKLLDHTSGDKEQASSSLDSGKDLNNKQECTKNGKRKATGDNRESPKKKKRNVDQGKKSVADQKREFQARYVEEHQLGEGGCGAVFSGYRIEDRFPVAIKHIPKNKVYCKVADENGKMLSVEVAIMLKLAGEAEGSVGISAPVSLLEWFDFGKELILVLERPVPAVDLQKYKAENGRALPEDKAKVILKQLVDAVKELEEKHIFHRDIKGQNILIETGSDVPRVRIIDFGLSCFVKQRSLYRIFYGTPLHIPPEWYIRSCYRCGPTTVWQMGVVLYEALHARYFSTARFLTKQLSIKKRLSTECRNFLDACLALAPEKRPTLEELQLHPWLR, via the exons atgaaaaaggaaacaagaaaaattACCACTCCGGCCGATAAGAAAGATTCAGGAGATCAAG ATTGTAAGAGCAGGACTGCTAAAAGAAAGGCCAGTCCTGAAAAGAAGACCCCAATAAAAAGGAGGAGGGTCGCTGAGCAGGCTGGTCCTTCCACCAGCTCAGATGTGGTCAAAGGAGTGAAGCGCAAGGTTGTGCAAGATGAAGAGGGCAcaacaaagaaagcaaagaaggCTAAACTTCTCGACCATACGAGCGGTGACAAGGAGCAAGCATCCTCCTCGTTGGACTCTGGTAAAG ACTTGAACAACAAACAGGAGtgcacaaaaaatggcaaaagaaaGGCCACGGGAGACAACAGAGAGTcacccaagaaaaaaaaaaggaatgtggACCAGGGCAAAAAATCAGTGGCAGACCAAAAAC GTGAATTCCAAGCCAGATATGTGGAGGAGCACCAGCTCGGAGAAGGAGGCTGCGGAGCAGTGTTTTCTGGCTACCGGATAGAAGATCGTTTTCCA GTTGCCATCAAACACATTCCCAAAAATAAAGTCTACTGCAAAGTGGCG GATGAAAATGGGAAGATGCTCTCGGTGGAAGTGGCCATTATGCTTAAACTTGCAGGTGAAGCAGAAGGGTCAGTGGGAATATCAGCACCTGTGTCCTTGCTGGAGTGGTTCGACTTTGGCAAAGAGCTGATCCTGGTGCTGGAGAGACCTGTCCCTGCTGTGGACCTGCAAAAATACAAAGCAGAAAATGGAAGAGCTTTACCAGAGGACAAGGCCAAG GTCATTCTGAAGCAACTAGTTGATGCTGTAAAGGAACTTGAGGAGAAACACATCTTTCATCGGGACATCAAGGGACAAAACATTCTGATTGAGACCGGCTCAGATGTGCCTCGAGTTCGCATCATTGACTTTGGACTGAGCTGCTTTGTTAAACAGCGATCTCTGTATCGCATCTTCTATG gCACTCCTCTTCACATCCCTCCCGAGTGGTACATTAGGAGCTGCTACAGGTGTGGACCCACCACGGTGTGGCAAATGGGAGTGGTGTTGTATGAAGCGCTTCATGCACGATACTTTAGTACCGCGAGGTTCCTCACAAAGCAACTGAGCATCAAAAAGCGTCTGTCCACAG aaTGCCGGAATTTCTTGGACGCATGTTTAGCTTTAGCCCCGGAGAAGCGCCCAACACTGGAGGAGCTCCAGCTTCACCCCTGGCTAagataa